In Erpetoichthys calabaricus chromosome 2, fErpCal1.3, whole genome shotgun sequence, a genomic segment contains:
- the ccnj gene encoding cyclin-J isoform X1, which translates to MELQGQWWKGQLAADIYQALRSKELKLPSYKGQSPQLNLRRYFADLIAIVSNRFRLCPAARHLAVYLLDLFMDRYDISVQQLHVVALSCLLLASKFEEKEDRVPKLEQLNSLGCMTNMNLVLTKQSLLHMELLLLETFHWNLYLPTAAHFIDYYLSIAVHETDLHDGWPMVCLEKTKLYMAKYGDYFLEVSLQDHVFLNYAPSLVAAACVGSSRIILRLSPTWPTRLHRLTGYSWELLIPCVERLLIAHDNDVKEANKQKIQHPNSQTGHTVFPAQTQVNAAPQMHQTVPQYISRQPLQYQQQNCQQLLSAYTIQPHTTGLQASIQPHGHIQAVTGLTLPAALDVKVNAPYNRAYQVNGHYACTAPCFDR; encoded by the exons gaGCTAAAATTGCCATCTTACAAAGGCCAGTCTCCACAGCTTAACCTCAGGCGTTACTTTGCAGACTTGATAGCCATAGTAAGCAATCGCTTCAGACTCTGCCCAGCAGCTAGGCATCTTGCTGTCTACTTATTGGACTTGTTTATGGATCGCTATGACATCTCTGTCCAACAGCTCCATGTGGTggctctctcttgcttgcttttGGCTA GTAAATTTGAAGAAAAGGAAGACCGTGTACCTAAACTTGAGCAACTTAACAGCTTGGGCTGTATGACCAACATGAACTTGGTATTAACAAAACAAAGCCTTCTgcatatggaactgttgctgctAGAGACCTTTCATTGGAACTTGTATTTACCCACCGCTGCTCACTTTATTGACTACTATCTATCAATTGCAGTTCATGAAACTGATCTACATGATGGGTGGCCAATGGTTTGCCTGGAGAAAACAAAACTGTACATGGCAAAGTATGGAGATTACTTTCTTGAAGTATCATTGCAAG atcatgtatttttaaattacgCTCCATCATTAGTTGCTGCTGCTTGTGTAGGATCTTCAAGGATTATCCTTCGCCTATCACCAACTTGGCCAACTCGACTACACCGCCTTACTGGCTATTCTTGGGAACTTTTAATACCCTGTGTAGAGCGATTGTTAAT TGCACATGATAATGATGTGaaagaagcaaacaaacaaaaaattcaacATCCAAACTCCCAGACTGGCCATACAGTGTTTCCTGCACAAACCCAAGTCAATGCTGCACCACAGATGCATCAGACGGTCCCCCAGTACATCTCTCGACAACCGCTCCAGTATCAACAACAGAACTGCCAGCAGCTTTTGTCAGCATACACAATACAGCCCCATACTACTGGTTTACAAGCCAGTATTCAGCCTCATGGACATATACAAGCTGTAACTGGCCTGACACTACCTGCTGCTTTGGATGTTAAAGTCAATGCGCCCTATAACAGGGCCTACCAAGTTAATGGACACTATGCATGTACTGCACCCTGTTTCGACAGGTGA
- the ccnj gene encoding cyclin-J isoform X2 gives MELQGQWWKGQLAADIYQALRSKELKLPSYKGQSPQLNLRRYFADLIAIVSNRFRLCPAARHLAVYLLDLFMDRYDISVQQLHVVALSCLLLASKFEEKEDRVPKLEQLNSLGCMTNMNLVLTKQSLLHMELLLLETFHWNLYLPTAAHFIDYYLSIAVHETDLHDGWPMVCLEKTKLYMAKYGDYFLEVSLQVAAACVGSSRIILRLSPTWPTRLHRLTGYSWELLIPCVERLLIAHDNDVKEANKQKIQHPNSQTGHTVFPAQTQVNAAPQMHQTVPQYISRQPLQYQQQNCQQLLSAYTIQPHTTGLQASIQPHGHIQAVTGLTLPAALDVKVNAPYNRAYQVNGHYACTAPCFDR, from the exons gaGCTAAAATTGCCATCTTACAAAGGCCAGTCTCCACAGCTTAACCTCAGGCGTTACTTTGCAGACTTGATAGCCATAGTAAGCAATCGCTTCAGACTCTGCCCAGCAGCTAGGCATCTTGCTGTCTACTTATTGGACTTGTTTATGGATCGCTATGACATCTCTGTCCAACAGCTCCATGTGGTggctctctcttgcttgcttttGGCTA GTAAATTTGAAGAAAAGGAAGACCGTGTACCTAAACTTGAGCAACTTAACAGCTTGGGCTGTATGACCAACATGAACTTGGTATTAACAAAACAAAGCCTTCTgcatatggaactgttgctgctAGAGACCTTTCATTGGAACTTGTATTTACCCACCGCTGCTCACTTTATTGACTACTATCTATCAATTGCAGTTCATGAAACTGATCTACATGATGGGTGGCCAATGGTTTGCCTGGAGAAAACAAAACTGTACATGGCAAAGTATGGAGATTACTTTCTTGAAGTATCATTGCAAG TTGCTGCTGCTTGTGTAGGATCTTCAAGGATTATCCTTCGCCTATCACCAACTTGGCCAACTCGACTACACCGCCTTACTGGCTATTCTTGGGAACTTTTAATACCCTGTGTAGAGCGATTGTTAAT TGCACATGATAATGATGTGaaagaagcaaacaaacaaaaaattcaacATCCAAACTCCCAGACTGGCCATACAGTGTTTCCTGCACAAACCCAAGTCAATGCTGCACCACAGATGCATCAGACGGTCCCCCAGTACATCTCTCGACAACCGCTCCAGTATCAACAACAGAACTGCCAGCAGCTTTTGTCAGCATACACAATACAGCCCCATACTACTGGTTTACAAGCCAGTATTCAGCCTCATGGACATATACAAGCTGTAACTGGCCTGACACTACCTGCTGCTTTGGATGTTAAAGTCAATGCGCCCTATAACAGGGCCTACCAAGTTAATGGACACTATGCATGTACTGCACCCTGTTTCGACAGGTGA